Proteins from a genomic interval of Taeniopygia guttata chromosome 33, bTaeGut7.mat, whole genome shotgun sequence:
- the LOC140681233 gene encoding kallikrein-14-like produces the protein MALGALGRPRPRPLLMLLPLLVLGPAPRARAANGDTALPEEDESRIIGGQPCSVAQRPFQVALTRRGQILCGGSLVGARWVLTAAHCRQPPRDLQVLIGTTSLRAGTGQVRGVQGLQVHPRYDPRRNDNDFMLLHLDAPVQFGPRVKRIRLAARCPRAGQNCSVSGWGTTKSPGGTCAHLGTGVPQVSSGRPELQRQRLGHHQVTWRYLATGEPQVRFVELFMEAR, from the exons ATGGCTCTCGGCGCCCTcggccgcccccggccccgccccctcctgaTGCTCCTCCCCCTGCTCGTgctcggccccgccccccgcgcccggGCGGCCAATGGAGACACAGCGC TTCCCGAGGAGGACGAGTCGCGGATCATCGGGGGCCAGCCCTGCTCGGTGGCCCAGCGCCCGTTCCAGGTGGCGCTGACCAGGCGGGGGCAGATCCTGTGCGGGGGCAGCCTCGTGGGGGCGCGCTGGGTCCTGACGGCCGCGCACTGCCGGCAGCCGCCCAG GGACCTGCAGGTGTTGATCGGCACCACGTCCCTGCGCGCAGGTACCGGCCAG GTGCGCGGggtccaggggctgcaggtgcacCCCAGGTACGACCCGCGGCGCAACGACAACGACTTCATGCTGCTGCACCTGGACGCACCTGTGCAATTCGGGCCGCGCGTCAAGAGGATCCGCCTGGCGGCCAGGTGTCCTCGGGCCGGCCAGAACTGCAGCGTCAGCGGCTGGGGCACCACCAAGTCACCTGGAGGTACCTGcgcacacctgggcacag gtgtgccccaggtgtccTCGGGCCGGCCAGAACTGCAGCGTCAGCGGCTGGGGCACCACCAAGTCACCTGGAGGTACCTGGCCACAG gtgagccccaggtgaggtttgtggAGCTCTTTATGGAGGCCAGGTGA